In Rahnella aquatilis CIP 78.65 = ATCC 33071, one DNA window encodes the following:
- a CDS encoding phosphodiesterase: MFLAQISDMHFRSHGRKLYDFIDVNGCNAEVVSQLNALEEQPDAVVITGDIVNCGLPQEYEVARRTLGNLRYPLYIIPGNHDDKAQFLEALHPLCPQLGTDPQNMRYAIDDFPMRLLFVDSSLAGESKGYLTLETLAWLEGQLEQGGDKPTAVFMHHPPVKVGSAQMDAISCENGDQLLALIDRFPSLVRVFCGHTHRLIFTQYKQAIITTIPGTVHQVPYYHHNPAPFYNLEPAACVMHRLVDHTGLVSYLHPLSQYPGPYLYDAQISCPADEQ; this comes from the coding sequence ATGTTTTTAGCTCAGATTTCTGACATGCACTTTCGCAGCCACGGCCGCAAACTGTATGACTTTATCGATGTGAACGGTTGCAATGCCGAAGTGGTGAGCCAGCTGAATGCGCTGGAAGAACAACCGGATGCGGTGGTGATCACCGGGGATATCGTTAACTGCGGTCTGCCGCAGGAATACGAGGTGGCGCGCCGCACGCTGGGCAATCTGCGTTATCCGCTGTACATCATTCCCGGCAACCACGACGACAAAGCGCAGTTTCTGGAAGCATTGCATCCGCTGTGCCCGCAGCTCGGTACTGACCCGCAAAATATGCGTTACGCCATCGACGATTTCCCGATGCGTCTGTTGTTTGTCGATTCGAGCCTGGCCGGAGAATCCAAAGGGTACCTGACGCTGGAAACGCTGGCGTGGCTGGAAGGGCAACTGGAGCAGGGCGGTGATAAACCGACGGCGGTATTTATGCACCATCCGCCGGTGAAAGTTGGTTCGGCGCAGATGGATGCGATTTCCTGTGAAAATGGCGATCAGTTGCTGGCGCTGATTGACCGCTTCCCGTCGCTGGTTCGCGTGTTCTGCGGCCACACGCACCGCCTGATTTTCACCCAGTACAAACAGGCGATCATCACCACCATTCCCGGCACGGTGCATCAGGTGCCGTATTATCACCACAATCCGGCACCGTTTTATAACCTCGAACCGGCGGCCTGCGTGATGCACCGTCTGGTGGATCACACCGGGCTGGTCAGTTATCTGCATCCGCTGTCGCAGTATCCGGGGCCGTATCTGTATGACGCGCAAATCAGTTGCCCGGCGGATGAGCAATGA
- a CDS encoding carbohydrate ABC transporter permease, which yields MSVETSEAPVMTGKKLRAGVRSPSMLLRGARRSTLPVLLLCAAFLWLAPFLWMLSSAFSESSFAPDMASLLPRFPLTLQNFRDAWDSADWLRLYANTIFFSFGTFLVQLVTITTAGYVFAYHEFRGKQTLFYLLLIQLMIMPVIMMVPNMMILKQFGLLNTLTGVMMPYFASAFGVFLMRQAFLSIPREIEEAALMEGCRWWQVVFRVLIPMSWPAILAFATVSITYHWNEYLWPLMVLNDPDKQVLTVGLVSFAMGAESGGQWGLITAGTLMVCLPLMLAFIIFQKQFLKSFGFSGIK from the coding sequence ATGAGCGTTGAAACGTCTGAAGCGCCGGTGATGACGGGCAAAAAATTGCGGGCGGGCGTACGTTCGCCATCGATGTTATTGCGCGGTGCGCGCCGTTCGACACTGCCGGTTTTACTGCTGTGCGCGGCGTTTTTGTGGCTGGCGCCTTTCCTGTGGATGCTGTCGTCAGCCTTCAGCGAAAGCAGTTTTGCGCCGGATATGGCCTCGTTGTTACCGCGCTTCCCGCTTACGTTACAAAACTTCCGTGACGCGTGGGACAGCGCCGACTGGCTGCGGCTTTACGCCAATACCATTTTCTTCTCCTTTGGCACCTTTCTGGTTCAGCTGGTGACGATTACCACTGCCGGTTACGTGTTCGCGTATCACGAATTTCGCGGCAAACAGACGCTGTTCTACCTGCTGCTGATCCAACTGATGATCATGCCCGTCATCATGATGGTGCCGAACATGATGATCCTCAAACAGTTCGGCCTGCTCAATACCCTGACCGGCGTGATGATGCCGTATTTTGCCTCGGCGTTTGGCGTGTTCCTGATGCGTCAGGCGTTTCTCAGCATTCCCCGTGAAATCGAAGAAGCCGCGCTGATGGAAGGCTGCCGCTGGTGGCAGGTGGTGTTCCGCGTGCTGATCCCGATGTCATGGCCAGCCATTCTCGCCTTCGCCACGGTCAGTATCACTTATCACTGGAATGAATATTTGTGGCCGCTGATGGTGCTTAACGACCCGGATAAACAGGTGTTGACCGTCGGGCTGGTGTCCTTCGCGATGGGCGCAGAATCGGGCGGCCAGTGGGGATTAATTACCGCCGGCACGCTGATGGTGTGCCTGCCGCTGATGCTGGCGTTCATTATTTTTCAGAAACAGTTCCTGAAAAGCTTCGGCTTTTCCGGGATCAAATAA
- a CDS encoding carbohydrate ABC transporter permease has protein sequence MRRTLFPYLILLPTLIFLLLFTYYPLFQSASDSLFDSRLSSDAPPFVGLQNYLRLLQDSVFWRALLNNLAYILMTVVPGIILALLLAVALWENTSLNRWLRTAFFFPMIIPLVSAATLWLFIFMPGMGLLDYYLAKVFGPMNNNYLGMSNSALIALSVIGVWKFAGYYMLFFLAGLQSIPAPAREAALMEGASRPQVFFYITLPLLRPTISFVVTIALIYSITQIDHVAVMTQGGPNNATTVLLYYIQSLANDTHDLGKASAATFLTLVLLFGFSMLNLRVLERGVHYER, from the coding sequence ATGCGCCGCACGTTGTTTCCTTATCTGATTTTGCTGCCGACGCTGATTTTTCTGCTTTTATTCACCTATTACCCCTTATTTCAGTCAGCGTCTGACAGCCTGTTTGACAGCCGTCTGTCGTCGGATGCGCCGCCGTTTGTCGGCCTGCAAAACTATCTGCGCCTGCTCCAGGATTCGGTTTTCTGGCGCGCACTGCTTAATAATCTGGCGTACATCCTGATGACTGTGGTCCCCGGCATTATTCTGGCGTTGCTGCTGGCGGTGGCGCTGTGGGAAAACACCTCGCTGAACCGCTGGCTGCGTACTGCGTTTTTCTTTCCGATGATTATCCCGCTGGTCAGTGCTGCCACCTTGTGGCTGTTCATTTTTATGCCCGGCATGGGGCTGCTGGATTACTATCTCGCGAAAGTGTTCGGACCGATGAATAACAATTACCTCGGTATGAGCAACAGCGCGCTGATTGCGCTGAGCGTGATCGGTGTGTGGAAATTCGCCGGTTATTACATGCTGTTTTTCCTCGCCGGATTGCAGTCGATCCCCGCCCCGGCACGCGAAGCGGCGCTGATGGAAGGGGCGTCGCGCCCGCAGGTTTTCTTCTATATCACGTTGCCGCTGCTGCGCCCGACCATCAGTTTTGTGGTCACTATCGCGCTGATTTATTCGATTACCCAGATAGATCATGTCGCGGTGATGACGCAGGGCGGGCCGAATAACGCCACCACCGTATTGTTGTATTACATCCAGAGTCTGGCGAATGACACCCACGATTTAGGCAAAGCTTCGGCGGCGACATTCCTGACGCTGGTGCTGCTGTTTGGCTTTTCGATGCTGAACCTGCGGGTGCTGGAAAGAGGGGTTCATTATGAGCGTTGA
- a CDS encoding polymorphic toxin type 44 domain-containing protein: MSNHMMTARLHKGPSALTYIWFYNQVRNHGPWDYKQLGGKYENFGNFHYGAVGTAAGISPGVLLRGAGVAQKFAGTNDPEWDSYEGPNSHWDDPKDQTWIRAGIDYAKRTGF; encoded by the coding sequence ATGAGTAATCATATGATGACGGCTCGTTTACACAAAGGTCCATCTGCATTAACTTATATATGGTTCTATAATCAGGTCAGAAATCATGGCCCCTGGGACTATAAACAGTTAGGTGGAAAATATGAAAATTTCGGGAATTTTCATTACGGGGCTGTAGGAACAGCAGCAGGTATTTCACCTGGTGTTTTATTAAGAGGTGCTGGCGTGGCTCAAAAATTTGCAGGTACAAATGATCCTGAATGGGATTCTTATGAGGGACCAAATTCCCATTGGGATGATCCTAAAGATCAGACATGGATAAGAGCAGGGATTGATTATGCCAAAAGAACGGGTTTTTAG
- a CDS encoding Hcp family type VI secretion system effector, with product MAIPAYLWLKDDGGADIKGSVDVNNREGSIEVTGFSHNLRLPTDPLTGSITATRNHSAMIFQKEFDSSSPYLYKAVSKGQTLKSAEFKWYHINDAGQEVEYFNMFIEGVKVVSISPLMHDIKDPTKEKHNHLEVVELRYDKITWKHCDGNIMFTDSWNERA from the coding sequence ATGGCAATTCCAGCTTATTTATGGTTGAAAGATGACGGCGGTGCGGACATCAAAGGGTCTGTGGATGTAAATAATAGAGAAGGTAGTATTGAGGTCACAGGGTTTTCACATAATTTACGATTGCCAACAGACCCTTTAACCGGAAGCATTACAGCAACGCGTAATCATTCTGCGATGATTTTCCAAAAAGAATTTGATTCATCATCACCTTATTTATATAAAGCGGTTTCAAAAGGCCAAACTTTAAAGTCAGCAGAATTTAAATGGTATCATATCAATGATGCAGGGCAAGAAGTTGAGTACTTCAATATGTTTATCGAAGGCGTTAAGGTTGTGAGCATTTCCCCGCTGATGCATGATATTAAAGATCCAACCAAAGAAAAACACAATCATCTTGAAGTTGTTGAACTCCGTTACGACAAAATAACGTGGAAACATTGCGATGGGAACATCATGTTCACAGACTCATGGAATGAAAGGGCGTAA
- the rbsK gene encoding ribokinase has translation MNKGKVCVFGSFNLDIVAGMARFPKPGESLIARNSMMGAGGKGANQAVAALRAGARVHYIGKVGRDDFGMFARRHLDGAGFDAVTLFSTSECPTGNALIYVAGADAENMIAVDPGANLTVTDEEVEQCRPAVAAADILLTQLENNLPAIEKLIGIAKDNDTYIILNPAPFQPVSDHLLAQVDLLTPNATECTLLTGIEVCDIPSAQRAAHALHAKGIQALIITLGTQGALLSVNGETQIIHACPATPVDTTGAGDAFNGALASQLAAGATLPEAAQFASAYASVCVERAGAAASMPTYEEARERMVMTMV, from the coding sequence ATGAACAAAGGCAAGGTATGCGTATTTGGGTCTTTCAACCTCGATATCGTCGCAGGCATGGCGCGTTTCCCCAAACCGGGAGAATCCCTGATTGCCCGCAACAGTATGATGGGCGCGGGCGGCAAGGGCGCCAACCAGGCGGTCGCCGCACTGCGTGCCGGTGCGCGGGTGCATTATATCGGTAAAGTGGGTCGCGATGATTTCGGCATGTTCGCCCGGCGCCATCTCGACGGCGCCGGTTTCGACGCCGTCACGCTGTTTTCCACCAGCGAATGCCCGACCGGCAACGCGCTGATTTATGTCGCCGGAGCCGATGCCGAAAACATGATTGCCGTTGATCCGGGCGCCAACCTGACGGTCACCGATGAAGAAGTCGAACAGTGCCGTCCGGCCGTCGCCGCCGCTGATATCCTGCTGACGCAACTCGAAAACAATCTGCCTGCGATTGAAAAACTGATCGGCATCGCGAAGGACAACGACACCTACATTATCCTCAACCCGGCGCCGTTTCAGCCGGTTTCTGACCATTTACTGGCTCAGGTGGATTTACTCACGCCGAACGCCACAGAATGCACGCTGCTGACCGGCATTGAAGTCTGCGATATTCCCTCTGCCCAACGCGCCGCCCACGCGCTGCACGCCAAAGGGATCCAGGCGCTGATCATCACGCTGGGCACGCAGGGCGCATTGCTTTCAGTGAACGGCGAAACGCAGATTATCCACGCCTGTCCGGCGACCCCGGTCGACACCACCGGCGCAGGTGACGCCTTCAACGGCGCGCTGGCCTCCCAACTCGCCGCCGGTGCGACACTCCCCGAAGCCGCACAATTCGCCTCCGCTTACGCGTCTGTTTGTGTGGAAAGGGCAGGCGCGGCGGCATCAATGCCGACATATGAAGAAGCGCGGGAGAGGATGGTGATGACGATGGTTTGA
- the alsK gene encoding allose kinase, translated as MPHFLGVDVGGTNTRLMLMDSQQNFRGYHKTPTQSWAGQPDPLQGLENLITAYLQEQDPHHQVAQVMLGLPGVLSRDRQTVLSLPFISALDNQPVAALLSQRLHLPVAMDKDVNHLMWWDLTQHSALPDVAVGLYLGTGLGNSLWINGDFYHGAHGGAGELGHIPLAGNPLRCPCGKTGCVETLTSGNWLTGWARRHAPQTPFADLFVRHAGHADLTEFVARLARTVASEMNILDPEYLVLGGGVLAMENFPLAELEQQLRSHLRSPYPANGLTIHFSAVTDETGCRGACLAAQRVFPSQPALAAGTFSFRREA; from the coding sequence ATGCCGCACTTTCTTGGAGTCGATGTCGGGGGCACCAATACCCGTTTAATGCTGATGGACAGCCAGCAAAATTTTCGCGGCTACCACAAAACCCCGACGCAAAGCTGGGCGGGGCAGCCCGATCCGTTGCAGGGGCTGGAAAACCTGATCACGGCGTATTTGCAGGAACAGGATCCGCATCATCAGGTGGCGCAGGTGATGCTCGGGCTGCCGGGCGTATTGTCCCGCGACCGCCAGACCGTGCTGTCGCTGCCGTTTATCTCCGCGCTGGATAATCAGCCGGTGGCGGCGCTGCTCTCGCAACGTTTACACCTGCCGGTGGCGATGGACAAAGACGTTAACCATCTGATGTGGTGGGATTTAACACAGCACAGCGCGCTGCCGGATGTCGCCGTCGGGCTGTATCTCGGCACCGGGCTGGGCAACAGTTTGTGGATCAACGGTGATTTTTATCACGGCGCGCACGGCGGTGCGGGCGAACTCGGGCACATCCCGCTGGCGGGGAATCCGCTGCGCTGTCCGTGCGGCAAAACCGGCTGCGTCGAGACGCTGACCTCCGGCAACTGGCTGACCGGCTGGGCGCGGCGACATGCGCCGCAGACACCATTCGCCGACCTGTTTGTGCGCCATGCCGGGCATGCGGATTTAACTGAGTTTGTGGCACGACTGGCACGCACCGTCGCCAGCGAAATGAACATTCTGGATCCCGAATATCTGGTGCTGGGCGGTGGCGTGCTGGCGATGGAAAACTTCCCGCTGGCCGAACTGGAACAACAGTTACGCAGCCATCTGCGCAGCCCGTATCCGGCGAACGGCCTGACCATTCATTTCAGCGCCGTCACCGACGAGACCGGTTGCCGTGGCGCGTGTCTGGCCGCACAGCGCGTTTTTCCGTCGCAGCCCGCTCTGGCCGCCGGAACATTTTCCTTCAGGAGAGAGGCATGA
- the alsE gene encoding D-allulose 6-phosphate 3-epimerase — MEYKISPSLMCMSLIDIKQQLEVLNRRADMLHIDIMDGHYVKNITLSPFFIEQIRPHTPLILDVHMMVENPADFIEPIAKAGADFICPHAETINRDAFRIINQIRSLGKKVGVVLNPATPVEYIQHYIHLLDKITVMTVDPGYAGQPFIPEMLGKITQLRDLKQQKGYRYLIEIDGSCNLRTYQDLMGAGAEVLIVGSSGLFTLDSDLDVAWDKMLDQMRQARHAA, encoded by the coding sequence ATGGAATACAAAATTTCTCCGTCGCTGATGTGCATGAGCCTGATCGACATTAAACAGCAACTCGAGGTACTGAACCGCCGCGCCGACATGCTGCACATCGATATCATGGACGGCCATTACGTCAAAAATATCACGCTGTCGCCGTTCTTTATTGAGCAGATCCGCCCGCACACCCCGCTGATCCTCGACGTGCATATGATGGTGGAAAACCCGGCTGACTTTATCGAGCCAATCGCCAAAGCCGGTGCCGATTTTATCTGTCCGCATGCCGAAACCATTAACCGCGATGCCTTCCGCATCATTAATCAGATCCGCTCGCTGGGGAAAAAAGTCGGCGTGGTGCTCAATCCCGCGACGCCGGTGGAGTACATCCAGCACTACATTCATCTGCTGGATAAAATCACCGTGATGACGGTCGATCCGGGTTACGCCGGTCAGCCGTTCATCCCTGAAATGCTGGGGAAAATCACGCAACTGCGCGATCTCAAACAGCAAAAAGGCTACCGCTATCTGATCGAAATTGACGGTTCCTGCAATCTGCGGACTTATCAGGATCTGATGGGCGCAGGCGCGGAAGTGCTGATCGTCGGCAGTTCCGGTCTGTTCACGCTGGACAGCGATCTGGATGTTGCCTGGGACAAAATGCTCGATCAGATGCGTCAGGCGCGTCACGCAGCCTGA
- a CDS encoding ABC transporter permease, translating to MFAKSRNVSLKAKPDVRPRLKIGNLRIDNTTLGLSLLLLVVIIGFSLAMPGRFFSDATFMSVAFQLPELGLLTLAMFIPILSGGLNLCIIATANLTSLLMAWVFLTWLPPDAGMAMQAVWLTLALVGAMILALVIGMLTGALVAYVGAHPILVTLATMTMVNGVGIYLSRGAAISGMPDIVRFIGAETLLGVPVPLMIFLLTAVLIAVFLERTRLGKYIYMSGSNINATHFSGVNTHRVLIAIYVISSMLCVIAGLIMMARFNSARMGYGDSYLLLTVLAIILGGTDPNGGFGKVAGVVLSLIVLQVISTGLNLMNVSPHFSLAMWGAVLIVVLALKFFRSRYLQKRAGRMSAAKARAAQP from the coding sequence ATGTTCGCAAAAAGCAGAAATGTGAGTCTTAAAGCGAAGCCCGATGTGCGGCCTCGCCTGAAAATCGGCAACCTGAGAATAGACAATACGACACTGGGATTATCGCTGTTATTGCTGGTAGTGATCATCGGTTTCAGCCTGGCGATGCCGGGGCGGTTCTTCAGTGACGCCACCTTTATGAGCGTTGCCTTTCAGTTGCCGGAGCTGGGTTTACTGACGCTGGCGATGTTTATCCCGATCCTCAGCGGTGGCCTGAACCTGTGCATTATCGCTACCGCTAACCTGACCAGTTTACTGATGGCGTGGGTGTTTCTGACCTGGCTGCCGCCCGATGCCGGCATGGCGATGCAGGCGGTCTGGCTGACGCTGGCGCTGGTCGGCGCAATGATTCTGGCGCTGGTGATTGGCATGCTGACCGGTGCGCTGGTGGCGTATGTCGGTGCGCATCCGATTCTGGTGACGCTGGCGACCATGACCATGGTCAACGGTGTCGGCATTTATCTTTCACGCGGTGCGGCGATCAGCGGTATGCCGGATATCGTGCGCTTTATCGGCGCGGAAACCCTGCTCGGTGTGCCCGTTCCGCTGATGATTTTCCTGCTGACGGCGGTGTTAATCGCGGTGTTTTTAGAGCGCACCCGCCTCGGTAAATACATTTATATGAGCGGCAGTAACATCAACGCCACCCATTTCAGCGGCGTGAATACCCATCGTGTTCTGATCGCCATCTACGTGATTTCCAGCATGTTATGTGTGATTGCCGGGCTGATTATGATGGCGCGTTTCAACTCGGCGCGCATGGGCTACGGCGATTCATACCTGCTGCTGACGGTGCTGGCCATCATTCTTGGCGGCACCGATCCCAACGGTGGCTTCGGCAAAGTCGCGGGCGTGGTGCTCTCGCTGATTGTTCTGCAGGTGATTTCCACCGGCCTGAACCTGATGAACGTCAGCCCGCATTTCAGCCTGGCGATGTGGGGCGCGGTACTGATCGTGGTGCTGGCGCTGAAATTCTTCCGCAGCCGTTATCTGCAAAAAAGGGCGGGGCGAATGAGCGCTGCCAAAGCGCGGGCCGCTCAACCTTAA
- a CDS encoding ABC transporter permease, translating into MLKLSRLRPSGNEGYLAWVLLAVIVTFSLLTNQFLTLQNLLDLTESYAVSGIFALGLFVVLVTGGIDISFAAVASVVQYLIATLAIHYGLSSPTGSILLAVAVGTVLGMINAILIYCLRIVSIIVTISMQSLLFGMLMWLTNGTSLYDLPDWLTTPVRVLPFSVGEQHYQMGLPVVVMLAVAGLSWILLNKTHLGRQLFAVGGDQESARRIGIRVGLLHLFAYGYLGAMAAIGGLVQVYRVGEVVPNALVGGELDVLAAAVLGGASLNGGKGSVVGTLMGVFLIGVLKNGLNLIGVSSYFMNIVIGVVIVAAITVTHYKKRKETEVGFA; encoded by the coding sequence ATGCTTAAGCTCAGCCGGTTACGCCCGTCCGGCAACGAAGGTTATTTAGCCTGGGTCTTGCTGGCGGTGATCGTCACCTTTTCCTTACTGACCAACCAGTTTCTGACCTTGCAGAACTTGCTGGATCTGACCGAAAGCTATGCCGTCAGCGGCATTTTTGCCCTCGGTCTGTTTGTGGTACTGGTCACCGGCGGTATCGATATTTCGTTCGCCGCCGTGGCTTCTGTCGTGCAGTACCTCATCGCCACGCTGGCGATCCACTACGGCCTGAGCAGCCCGACGGGCAGCATTTTGCTGGCTGTTGCCGTCGGCACGGTGCTCGGGATGATCAATGCCATTTTGATCTACTGCCTGCGCATCGTGTCGATCATCGTCACCATCAGTATGCAGTCACTGCTGTTTGGCATGCTGATGTGGCTGACCAACGGCACCAGTTTGTACGACCTGCCTGACTGGCTGACCACGCCCGTCCGCGTACTGCCGTTCAGCGTCGGCGAACAGCATTATCAGATGGGTTTGCCGGTGGTGGTGATGCTGGCGGTCGCCGGGCTGAGCTGGATCCTGCTTAACAAAACCCATCTCGGACGCCAGTTGTTTGCGGTCGGCGGTGACCAGGAATCCGCACGCCGTATCGGTATCCGCGTAGGTTTGCTGCATCTGTTTGCTTACGGATATCTCGGCGCAATGGCGGCGATTGGCGGACTGGTACAGGTCTATCGCGTCGGTGAAGTGGTGCCGAATGCGCTGGTCGGCGGCGAGCTGGATGTGCTGGCGGCGGCGGTACTCGGCGGTGCCAGCCTTAACGGCGGCAAAGGCAGCGTGGTCGGCACCCTGATGGGCGTATTCCTGATTGGCGTGCTGAAAAACGGCCTCAACCTGATCGGCGTGTCCAGCTACTTCATGAACATCGTCATCGGCGTGGTGATCGTCGCGGCCATTACCGTCACCCATTATAAGAAACGCAAAGAAACCGAAGTCGGCTTCGCCTGA
- a CDS encoding sugar ABC transporter ATP-binding protein: MAISGIIQTDHAPLIDVQNLSVTFGGQRALNDISLRLMQGEVHCLAGTNGCGKSTLIKVISGVYQPDNGCQITLSSPSQGSQRFSKLSPDQARQFGVQVIYQDLSLFPNLSVFENIAFDHNLQGLMGWYRPSRLRETAQRILTELNYSLDLDSKVSSLPIAQRQQVAICRALVADARLVIMDEPTASLTRTEVNQLLRTVHYLKSKGISVVFVSHRLDEVLEISDSVTVIRDGKKVGTFPASEVSSERLTELMTGLKLDYRLKAANMNDERIMLETDKLSRAGQYHDVSFKLHAGEVLGLCGLLGSGRTELALSLFGMTKPDSGKIYLDSKPVRFRSHEDAIKSGVGYVSEDRLTLGLIQQQSVGDNTVLAIMDQLRSRFHLIDEYRKNKIIQQWIEKLGVKVANPDQAISTLSGGNQQKIVLAKWVLTQPKILILDSPTVGVDVGAKASIYQLIHQLAEEGISILLISDEVPEVYFNCDRVLHFSEGTVVGEYLPGAITQQQLAEAVNA; this comes from the coding sequence ATGGCAATCTCCGGGATCATTCAAACAGACCACGCGCCGCTGATTGATGTGCAAAATCTGTCGGTAACCTTTGGCGGGCAGCGTGCGCTCAATGACATTTCCCTGCGGCTGATGCAGGGCGAAGTTCACTGCCTGGCGGGCACCAACGGCTGCGGGAAAAGTACGTTGATCAAAGTGATCTCGGGGGTTTACCAGCCGGATAACGGTTGCCAGATCACACTCAGTTCGCCGTCGCAGGGCAGCCAGAGGTTCAGTAAGCTGTCTCCGGATCAGGCGCGGCAGTTTGGCGTGCAGGTGATTTATCAGGACTTGTCGCTGTTCCCGAACCTCAGCGTGTTCGAAAATATTGCCTTCGACCACAACTTACAAGGGCTGATGGGCTGGTACCGTCCGTCACGCCTGCGGGAAACGGCGCAGCGTATTCTCACCGAGCTGAATTACTCGCTGGATCTCGACAGTAAAGTCTCGTCGTTGCCGATTGCCCAGCGTCAGCAGGTGGCCATTTGCCGTGCGCTGGTGGCGGATGCGCGGTTAGTGATTATGGATGAGCCGACCGCCTCGCTGACCCGCACCGAAGTCAATCAGCTGTTGCGCACCGTGCATTACCTGAAAAGCAAAGGCATCAGCGTGGTGTTCGTCAGCCATCGCCTCGATGAAGTGCTGGAGATTTCCGACAGCGTGACGGTTATCCGTGACGGCAAAAAAGTCGGCACTTTCCCGGCTTCTGAGGTCAGCAGCGAACGCCTGACCGAACTGATGACCGGCCTGAAACTCGATTACCGCCTGAAAGCCGCCAACATGAATGACGAACGCATCATGCTGGAAACCGACAAACTCAGCCGCGCAGGCCAGTACCATGACGTCAGTTTCAAACTGCACGCCGGTGAAGTGCTCGGTTTATGCGGCCTGCTTGGATCGGGGCGCACCGAACTGGCGCTCAGCCTGTTTGGCATGACTAAACCGGACAGCGGCAAAATCTATCTCGACAGCAAACCGGTACGTTTTCGCAGTCACGAAGACGCGATCAAATCGGGCGTCGGTTACGTCTCGGAAGACCGCCTGACGCTCGGCCTGATCCAGCAACAGTCGGTCGGCGACAACACCGTGCTGGCGATCATGGATCAACTGCGCAGCCGTTTTCACCTGATCGATGAATACCGCAAAAACAAAATTATCCAGCAGTGGATCGAGAAACTCGGCGTCAAAGTGGCGAACCCCGACCAGGCGATCTCCACGCTTTCCGGCGGCAATCAGCAAAAAATTGTGCTCGCAAAATGGGTGCTGACGCAGCCGAAAATCCTGATCCTCGATTCCCCCACGGTTGGCGTCGATGTCGGTGCGAAAGCCAGCATTTATCAGTTAATTCATCAACTGGCGGAAGAGGGGATTTCCATCCTGCTGATTTCCGACGAAGTGCCGGAAGTCTATTTCAACTGCGACCGCGTGCTGCATTTCAGTGAAGGCACGGTGGTTGGCGAATATCTGCCGGGTGCGATTACCCAGCAACAACTTGCGGAGGCGGTCAATGCTTAA
- a CDS encoding substrate-binding domain-containing protein, which produces MIKKSVLACLFATAMLSLSAHAADKIRMGVVVKVGGNAWFNAMEAGIKSEAAKRGIDAWQVGPTSADPALQVRAIEDLIAQKVDVIGVVPNDARVLEPVLKRAHDAGIKVIVHESPDQKYADWDFEMVDATQHGINHMIALAQCMKEKGDYAVYVGSLTVPLHQKWADAAINYQKEHYPDMHLVGDKFGVGESLDDSIRTTNDLMSKDANLKGILAIGSQGPIGAGRAVLNRGKTDDICVFGPFSPGQGASLVKAGAIKGGFIWNPMVAGEVFVRLAEKLEKGEKITDGMTIEGMGKVKVDEATHTILGNETESLDKANLPKLVKMGL; this is translated from the coding sequence ATGATCAAGAAATCCGTTCTTGCCTGCCTGTTCGCCACAGCCATGTTGTCCCTGTCAGCGCATGCCGCCGACAAAATTCGCATGGGCGTGGTGGTGAAAGTCGGCGGTAACGCCTGGTTCAACGCGATGGAAGCCGGGATCAAAAGTGAAGCCGCCAAACGCGGGATCGACGCGTGGCAGGTCGGGCCGACCAGCGCGGATCCGGCATTGCAGGTGCGTGCGATTGAAGATCTGATCGCCCAGAAAGTGGATGTGATCGGCGTGGTACCCAACGACGCCCGCGTGCTGGAACCGGTGCTGAAACGTGCGCACGACGCCGGGATCAAAGTCATCGTGCATGAATCGCCGGATCAGAAATATGCCGACTGGGATTTCGAAATGGTCGATGCCACGCAGCACGGCATTAATCACATGATCGCGCTGGCGCAGTGCATGAAAGAGAAGGGGGATTATGCGGTGTACGTCGGCAGTTTAACCGTGCCGCTCCATCAGAAATGGGCCGATGCCGCCATCAATTACCAGAAAGAGCACTATCCGGATATGCATCTGGTTGGCGACAAATTTGGTGTCGGTGAATCCCTTGATGACAGCATCCGCACCACCAACGACCTGATGTCCAAAGACGCCAATCTGAAAGGCATTCTGGCGATTGGTTCGCAAGGCCCGATTGGCGCAGGCCGCGCGGTGCTTAACCGTGGCAAAACTGACGATATCTGCGTGTTCGGCCCGTTCAGTCCGGGTCAGGGTGCCAGTCTGGTGAAAGCCGGGGCGATCAAAGGCGGCTTTATCTGGAACCCGATGGTCGCCGGTGAAGTCTTTGTACGCCTCGCCGAGAAGCTGGAAAAAGGCGAAAAAATCACTGACGGCATGACCATTGAAGGCATGGGCAAAGTGAAAGTGGACGAGGCAACGCACACCATTCTGGGCAATGAAACCGAAAGCCTGGATAAAGCGAACCTGCCGAAACTGGTCAAAATGGGGCTGTAA